GCGCGGTTGTCACAAGCAGCAGTCCTAAGCCCATGTACAGCATGCGCCTGCAGCCAAGCCCTTCAATTGAGCGGCCGGCAAAGAGCCTCGCCACCAGTGCTCCCAGAATAAACAGGCCCGATGCCAATCCCGCCTGGCTGGGCGTCGCCCCAAAAGCCTCGCTGGCAAAGACGGTAATCGTCAGAATCAATAAATAGTAAGTCATGTAAAGAAAGAGGTTCGCCAATGAGTCAATCAGAAAGTCTCTCGTCCATAATGTAGATTGTTGCTGCATTGTTTGTATCACCTATGCTTGTAAATTTTTTCGTATCGTTTTCATAGCGGCAAACAACGTTGCTACTTCCGCCTCCGGAAGGCCAGCCAACGTCTCTTGCTCCAACTCATCAATCAAAATACGCCCGGCGGCGTAGATCTCTTCGCCTTTGGCTGTTAGATGAATCAATTTTTCCCGCCGATCTCGGCTGGGAAGCTGTTCCACTAGCTGCTCCGCTTCTAAGGTCTGCACAGAGCGCGTAATCACCGGCTTTTTCACGCCGTAGTGGGCGGCAATTTCCGCTAAAACAGCAGCACCGTGATTTTTTACATAGTACAAGACCGTCCATTGTGAATATGATAAGCCAAACTGCCCTAACCGTTCGTTTAACTTACCGACAATCCTGCGCTGCAACGGTAAACACTGCCTAAAAAATCCCAGCATAGCTCTTCCCCCTTACTTTGGGCGGTCATGTAGTTACCCTTGCTAATCGTTAACAAAGGTAACTATATCTCTTTTCCTGTCGCGTGTCAAGAAACTACCGTATTTGATGCAAAAACAGCCTCTTCATAACCTTGCACGCCTTAGCTGTTTGTTTCTCCATTGTGGAACTTCAATAAAATATGATTGCCTGGAGTGGACAGAAAATGTTACAATAACGTAAGAAACTTGCAAGAGCAACTAAAAATTCAAAGTACGCAAAGGAGGTCTGACAGTGGGAATTCAAAACGAAAAGAATTTACGCTGGTACAACTTGGCCGTTATGGCCTTCATCATGGTCTGGGGCTTTGGCAATGTAGTCAACAACTATGCCAACCAGGGCCTGACCGTCATCGTTTCCTGGATTTTAATCAATGCTCTTTACTTTATCCCCTATGCCTTGATGGTAGGCGAACTAGGCTCAACCTTTAAGGAAGGAAAAGCAGGCGTCAGCACCTGGATGCGCGCCACTACCGGGCCGCTTCTGGCGTACCTGGCCGGCTGGACCTACTGGGTAGTC
This genomic window from uncultured Anaeromusa sp. contains:
- a CDS encoding MarR family transcriptional regulator; the protein is MLGFFRQCLPLQRRIVGKLNERLGQFGLSYSQWTVLYYVKNHGAAVLAEIAAHYGVKKPVITRSVQTLEAEQLVEQLPSRDRREKLIHLTAKGEEIYAAGRILIDELEQETLAGLPEAEVATLFAAMKTIRKNLQA